The following proteins come from a genomic window of Nicotiana tomentosiformis chromosome 12, ASM39032v3, whole genome shotgun sequence:
- the LOC138903162 gene encoding uncharacterized protein — translation MALRYADRKGFVIEAFIGLVHVPDTNSSTLDERAKAPGYFRSCQMFEKKEQDIANAMILVEVAKQRLQEHDILIPNFDESYANSERSRRKLVDHTTLHHYRVDVFYKIIDWQLQELNGCFNEVTRDLFHGVACLNPIYSFSNFYIRKIVRMTNLYPDDFDEFNLGVLENQLANYIVDVRDIDQRFSNLGGLGELSKKLVETKKNITYPLVLCLVKLALLLPVATAIVERAFSAMKFIKNDLRNRMNDEFLDGRIVPYVEKKYFVLFLMRLL, via the exons ATGGCTTTAAGATATGCTGATAGAAAAGGATTTGTGATAGAAGCATTTATTGGACTTGTTCATGTTCCTGATACCA ATTCAAGTACTTTAGATGAAAGAGCTAAGGCACCAGGATATTTTAGAAGTTGCCAAATGTTTGAG AAAAAGGAGCAAGATATTGCTAATGCCATGATACTTGTTGAAGTAGCAAAACAAAGGCTTCAAGA GCATGATATACTGATACCCAATTTTGATGAGTCATATGCTAACTCTGAAAGATCACGACGCAAACTTGTTGATCATACTACTTTACATCATTATCGTGTGGATGTATTTTATAAGATTATTGATTGGCAACTTCAAGAACTTAACGGTTGTTTCAATGAGGTGACAAGGGATTTGTTTCATGGAGTAGCTTGCCTGAATCCAATTTATTCATTTTCTAATTTTTACATCAGGAAGATAGTGAGAATGACTAATTTATATCCTGATGACTTTGATGAATTTAATTTGGGTGTCCTTGAGAATCAACTTGCTAATTATATTGTTGATGTACGTGATATTGATCAAAGGTTCTCCAATTTAGGTGGACTTGGTGAACTTTCAAAAAAACTAGTTGAGACAAAGAAGAATATTACTTATCCTCTTGTATTATGCTTAGTGAAACTTGCTTTGCTTCTGCCAGTTGCCACTGCAATCGTTGAAAGAGCTTTTTCTGCAATGAAGTTTATCAAGAATGACTTGCGTAATCGAATGAATGATGAATTTTTGGACGGCCGCATAGTGCCTTATGTAGAAAAAAAGTATTTCGTACTATTTCTAATGAggttattataa